The region CGCTACGAGCTCAAGTACCTGGTGCCGCGCTCCCGGCTGGCCGACGTGCGCGCCGAGCTGGGCGCCCGTATGCGGCGCGACCCGTACGCCGGGGACGACGGCTACGCGGTCTGGAGCCTGTACTACGACACCGACCGCCTGCGCTTCTACTGGGAGAAGATCGAGGGGCTGCGCTTCCGCCGCAAGCTCCGCATCCGCCGCTACGGCGAACTCGGGGACGCCCCCGAGGACACCCCGGTGTCGGTCGAGATCAAGCAGCGCGTCAACCGGGTCACCCAGAAGCGCCGGGTCATCCTGCCCTACCACCTGGCCCGCGGCCTGTGCGACCGGCGGATCCGCGTCGCCCACCCCGACGCCGACCCGGCGTTCGTGGACGAGGTCCTGGACCTGGTCCACCGGCTGGACCTGCGTCCCGTCGCCATGACCGGCTACCGCCGCGAACCCTACGTCGGCGTCGACGCCGACCTGGGGCTGCGCGTCACCCTCGACCACCGGGTGCGCGGCCGCGACCGCGACTTCGACCTGCGGGCCCCGGCCGAGAACCGGTACATCATCCGCCCCGACCTGGCGGTGCTGGAGGTCAAGGTCAACGAGCGCGTCCCCTCCTGGGTGACCGACCTGGCCGCCCGCATGGACCTGCAGGTCCAGCGCATCTCCAAGTATTGCCAGAGCGTCGAGGCCTGCGGCCGCGCCCCGCGCTCCGTGTTCCACCTGCCCGACGGCGACGCCGCCGAGGCCCGACCGCTGACCGCCGACCACCGCACCGCTCCGGAGCCCGCCCGATGAACCTCGACTTCTCCCTCACCGACCTGTCCGGAACGTTCAGCGTCATGGACGTGGCCCTCGCCATGGGCCTGGCCTTCGCGATGAGCCTGGTGGTGGCCTGGACCTACCGGGCCACCCACCGCAACATCTCCTACAGCCAGAGCTACGTCCACACCCTGATCGTCCTGGGCATGCTCATCGCGCTCATCATGCTGGTGGTGGGCTCCAACATCGCCCGGGCCTTCGCGCTGGTGGGCGCCCTGTCCGTGGTGCGCTTCCGCAACGCGATCAAGGAGACCCGCGACGTCGGGTTCATCTTCCTGGTCATGGGCATCGGCATGGCCTGTGGCACCCGGTTCTACCTGCTGGCCGTGCTGGCGACCGTGCTCATCTGCGCCGTCGTGCTGCTGATGCACCGGTTCGACTGGTTCTCGCTGAACGTCCAGCGCCAGGTCGTCAAGGTGCAGGTGCCCGCGGACGGCGACGACCACGCCCCGTTCGTGGAGGACGTCCTCATCCGCTTCACCGACGAGTACGAGCTGATCGGCACCGAGAGCGTGCGCGGCGGCTCCCTGCTGGAGTTCGTCTACACCGCCCGCCTCAAGAAGGGCGCCGAGCCCCGCGAGCTGGTCGCGGCCCTGCGCTCGGT is a window of Nocardiopsis changdeensis DNA encoding:
- a CDS encoding polyphosphate polymerase domain-containing protein; the protein is MPTDTTSAGDRLRAPSRLHAFNRYELKYLVPRSRLADVRAELGARMRRDPYAGDDGYAVWSLYYDTDRLRFYWEKIEGLRFRRKLRIRRYGELGDAPEDTPVSVEIKQRVNRVTQKRRVILPYHLARGLCDRRIRVAHPDADPAFVDEVLDLVHRLDLRPVAMTGYRREPYVGVDADLGLRVTLDHRVRGRDRDFDLRAPAENRYIIRPDLAVLEVKVNERVPSWVTDLAARMDLQVQRISKYCQSVEACGRAPRSVFHLPDGDAAEARPLTADHRTAPEPAR
- a CDS encoding DUF4956 domain-containing protein, which encodes MNLDFSLTDLSGTFSVMDVALAMGLAFAMSLVVAWTYRATHRNISYSQSYVHTLIVLGMLIALIMLVVGSNIARAFALVGALSVVRFRNAIKETRDVGFIFLVMGIGMACGTRFYLLAVLATVLICAVVLLMHRFDWFSLNVQRQVVKVQVPADGDDHAPFVEDVLIRFTDEYELIGTESVRGGSLLEFVYTARLKKGAEPRELVAALRSVASGQKATVLTGYDQTDL